The following proteins are co-located in the Anas platyrhynchos isolate ZD024472 breed Pekin duck chromosome 1, IASCAAS_PekinDuck_T2T, whole genome shotgun sequence genome:
- the SRPX gene encoding sushi repeat-containing protein SRPX isoform X1, which produces MASRCLRLAALLALTACPGRAYQGSGYSPLEDDEDVYARNRYKETPWCSPIKVKHGYANCRTPQGEYYKNVLGTRCDIRCQKGYELHGPQQLICQSSKRWSGKVLCKQKRCPTLSMPTNGGFKCLDGAYFGSRCEYYCSPGYQLKGDRIVTCMDNKVWSGRPASCVDTEPPRIQCPSVKEKTAEPNKLTARVFWDTPEGRDTADGILTDVILKGLPPGSHFPEGDHKIQYTVYDRAENKGTCKFLVKVRVRRCVKLNAPDNGYIKCSGDGNNYGATCEFSCIGGYELQGSPARVCQYNLGWSGVEPTCAPMNINVNVRTAAALLDQFYEKRRLLIISTPTAANFFYRMQLGMLQPAQCGLDLRHVTVVELVGVFPAQIGRIGVKLLPPSLALQLRLLLRIPHYNFNIVVMDKHGMDKERYPFPATPAELFALIDNFPLRKEEMKLQAEIGQSCP; this is translated from the exons gaTCGGGATATTCACCCCTTGAAGACGATGAAGATGTGTATGCACGCAATAGATATAAAG AAACACCATGGTGCTCTCCCATTAAGGTGAAACATGGTTATGCAAACTGCAGGACACCTCAAGGGGAATATTACAAGAACGTGCTGGGGACGAGATGCGACATTCGTTGTCAGAAAGGCTACGAACTGCACGGCCCTCAGCAGCTCATTTGTCAGTCAAGCAAACGCTGGTCCGGGAAGGTGCTGTGCAAAC AGAAGCGCTGCCCCACCCTCTCCATGCCAACCAACGGGGGCTTCAAGTGTCTGGATGGCGCCTACTTCGGCTCGAGGTGTGAGTACTACTGCTCGCCGGGATACCAGCTGAAAGGCGACCGCATAGTGACGTGCATGGACAACAAGGTGTGGAGCGGCCGGCCAGCTTCCTGCGTGG ATACAGAGCCGCCAAGAATCCAGTGCCCGAGCGTGAAGGAGAAAACCGCAGAGCCCAACAAGCTGACGGCCAGAGTCTTCTGGGACACCCCAGAGGGAAGGGACACCGCCGATGGGATTTTGACAGA TGTTATTTTGAAAGGCCTGCCCCCAGGGTCACATTTTCCAGAAGGCGACCACAAAATCCAATATACTGTATATGACAGAGCTGAAAACAAAGGCACTTGCAAATTTCTCGTTAAAGTCAGAG TCAGGCGCTGTGTGAAATTAAACGCCCCAGATAATGGCTACATCAAGTGTTCGGGTGATGGAAATAACTACGGTGCTACGTGCGAGTTCTCCTGCATTGGTGGCTACGAGCTGCAAGGAAGCCCAGCTAGAGTGTGCCAGTACAACCTGGGCTGGTCGGGAGTGGAGCCAACCTGTGCAC CCATGAATATTAATGTGAATGTGAGGACTGCAGCTGCGCTTCTGGATCAGTTTTATGAGAAGCGGAGGCTGCTAATTATTTCAACTCCTACTGCAGCCAACTTCTTCTACAGGATGCAGTTGGGGATGCTGCAG CCAGCACAGTGTGGTCTAGACCTCCGGCACGTTACCGTTGTTGAACTGGTTGGCGTCTTCCCCGCACAGATAGGAAGAATAGGGGTAAAGCTGCTGCCCCCATCACTTGCACTGCAACTCAG gctgctgctgaggatCCCCCATTATAATTTCAACATCGTGGTGATGGACAAGCACGGCATGGACAAGGAACGCTATCCTTTCCCAGCAACGCCAGCCGAGCTCTTTGCACTTATTGACAATTTTCccttgagaaaagaagagatgaaACTGCAAGCAGAAATTGGCCAGTCATGCCCCTAA
- the SRPX gene encoding sushi repeat-containing protein SRPX isoform X2 produces MASRCLRLAALLALTACPGRAYQETPWCSPIKVKHGYANCRTPQGEYYKNVLGTRCDIRCQKGYELHGPQQLICQSSKRWSGKVLCKQKRCPTLSMPTNGGFKCLDGAYFGSRCEYYCSPGYQLKGDRIVTCMDNKVWSGRPASCVDTEPPRIQCPSVKEKTAEPNKLTARVFWDTPEGRDTADGILTDVILKGLPPGSHFPEGDHKIQYTVYDRAENKGTCKFLVKVRVRRCVKLNAPDNGYIKCSGDGNNYGATCEFSCIGGYELQGSPARVCQYNLGWSGVEPTCAPMNINVNVRTAAALLDQFYEKRRLLIISTPTAANFFYRMQLGMLQPAQCGLDLRHVTVVELVGVFPAQIGRIGVKLLPPSLALQLRLLLRIPHYNFNIVVMDKHGMDKERYPFPATPAELFALIDNFPLRKEEMKLQAEIGQSCP; encoded by the exons AAACACCATGGTGCTCTCCCATTAAGGTGAAACATGGTTATGCAAACTGCAGGACACCTCAAGGGGAATATTACAAGAACGTGCTGGGGACGAGATGCGACATTCGTTGTCAGAAAGGCTACGAACTGCACGGCCCTCAGCAGCTCATTTGTCAGTCAAGCAAACGCTGGTCCGGGAAGGTGCTGTGCAAAC AGAAGCGCTGCCCCACCCTCTCCATGCCAACCAACGGGGGCTTCAAGTGTCTGGATGGCGCCTACTTCGGCTCGAGGTGTGAGTACTACTGCTCGCCGGGATACCAGCTGAAAGGCGACCGCATAGTGACGTGCATGGACAACAAGGTGTGGAGCGGCCGGCCAGCTTCCTGCGTGG ATACAGAGCCGCCAAGAATCCAGTGCCCGAGCGTGAAGGAGAAAACCGCAGAGCCCAACAAGCTGACGGCCAGAGTCTTCTGGGACACCCCAGAGGGAAGGGACACCGCCGATGGGATTTTGACAGA TGTTATTTTGAAAGGCCTGCCCCCAGGGTCACATTTTCCAGAAGGCGACCACAAAATCCAATATACTGTATATGACAGAGCTGAAAACAAAGGCACTTGCAAATTTCTCGTTAAAGTCAGAG TCAGGCGCTGTGTGAAATTAAACGCCCCAGATAATGGCTACATCAAGTGTTCGGGTGATGGAAATAACTACGGTGCTACGTGCGAGTTCTCCTGCATTGGTGGCTACGAGCTGCAAGGAAGCCCAGCTAGAGTGTGCCAGTACAACCTGGGCTGGTCGGGAGTGGAGCCAACCTGTGCAC CCATGAATATTAATGTGAATGTGAGGACTGCAGCTGCGCTTCTGGATCAGTTTTATGAGAAGCGGAGGCTGCTAATTATTTCAACTCCTACTGCAGCCAACTTCTTCTACAGGATGCAGTTGGGGATGCTGCAG CCAGCACAGTGTGGTCTAGACCTCCGGCACGTTACCGTTGTTGAACTGGTTGGCGTCTTCCCCGCACAGATAGGAAGAATAGGGGTAAAGCTGCTGCCCCCATCACTTGCACTGCAACTCAG gctgctgctgaggatCCCCCATTATAATTTCAACATCGTGGTGATGGACAAGCACGGCATGGACAAGGAACGCTATCCTTTCCCAGCAACGCCAGCCGAGCTCTTTGCACTTATTGACAATTTTCccttgagaaaagaagagatgaaACTGCAAGCAGAAATTGGCCAGTCATGCCCCTAA